The DNA sequence GAGAAATCCACCGAGCGACCGAAGACGATCTGAGCGAATACATTTCCATTGAAGACGCCCGTGAGCCCCGTCGGCGCGTCCACACGCCGAAAGCTCATTGAGAATCGCCCGCTCCGTTCGAGAACGACCTGGAAGGTGTTGATGAGGGATGTGCGCGCTTTCGGCACATTGCTCCAGGTGATGGTGACGCGCTCCGAGGTCGTCTTGACGAAGACACCTCCCTGAGCGCTTGGATCCAAGTCCGTCCACAATGGCGCGATCATCGGCAGATCGCTCACCGTAGAAGGATTTGGGGCGAGCCGCCGTCCTCCGAACGAGAGGGTCCCGTTGGAGTTCACGAACACTCGGTTGCGATCTCGCCCGTAAAATGGAAAGTCGAAAGGAAGGGCGATCTCCACGCTATCATCGTTGCCCAGGTTCAGCTTCTGCCCGAGGTCGTCATCGAAGGCGAGACTGGAGAGGGAGAGGGCGAATCCCCCACTGCCGATGGGGATGAACTGCACGCTCTTTCCCATCAGATCGAAGACGTGCATCAACGTGCCGTCATCATGCAGAACGGCGATGTCTCCGGCATCGAAATCTTGAGCGGCGGCCATCGTCCATGCGTTCGCTTCCTGAGGCGAGCGATCGCTCGCAGTGAACTCATCCGCGTGCGCCCCCATCTCATCGTCCAAAATGCGAATGATTCGTCCGCGCGCGAAGAGTTCCAACTCGCGAGGATTTCGCGCGCTGATTCTCACGTGTTCGAAGCGCACGTCATCGGGAAGCTCAGCGAAGCGCTCCCACGTTTGGCCACTATCGCGGCTCTTGTAGAGCGCGACGTCCACGCGATGAGAGTGAATCGGAGCCCCGATCACGGCGTACAGGAGCGATGGTTCCAGTGGGTTCATCGCGAGCAGCGGCGTAAAGGTTCGATAGGCGAGGGGGACTGGAAGTCCCGCGTTCGCAGCCTCCCACGAAGTCCCTCCGTCGCGCGTGCGGTAGATGCCGTAAAGGTCCGTCACGGCGTACACGACGTCGGCATCATCCGGATGGACGAGGAGGCGACCGATGGAAGCTTCGGGAAGGCCTTGAGCGACCGATCGCCAGCTCTCGCCGCCATCGTCGCTGCGATAGAGGCCGTGTCGCCGCGTCCCGAGATACACCCGTTGGGGATCGCTCGGCGCGGCGGCGAGGACCAAAGGAAAGACGTCGGGATCGAGACCGCGCGTCACCGGCTGCCAGCTTGCCCCTTGATCGCGGCTGATGAGAAGACCTCGCGAGCTCACGCGCAGCCATTTCCCTTCTAAGCGCAAGAAGCGTCCCCCATATCCGAGTGCGACTCTATCTTCGGCCTCGCGCTCCATGCGCGCAGGCCGGGAGATGGAAACGCTCACGACAACCAGAATGAATGCGACGCCGATGCTGGCGTTCACCTTCACCAGGCGCATGGCCGATTCCTCCTTCCTCGATTTCATCCGGCAAAGAAGTAGGCGAGGGATCAGGCATTGTCAAGACTCCTTTCGGCGCGAGGTCACGCGCTCGCCGCTTCGCCTTCGGCGTTTCGATGTTCCTTGAGAAAATCGCCTCGGGAGAAGCGATGAAGGAATGCTCTTCACGTGCCGATGCTCTTCGCTAGTCATGTGCATCCTCACATTCGGGACCAGCGTCCTTCAGCGTCTTCGGTTCAGGCGACGCTGGGGGATCCAGCGAGCGCTCACATCACCGCGACGGGATCGGGGTCGATGACCAGGGCATGCGTATCGAAGCCCGCGGCGCGCAGATTCTCCAGTGCGAGGTCTAGGGCCCGATGCGCGGTCAGACGCTGGCGACTCTTGATGAGAATTTGCAAGCGATGGCGGCCGCGCAACCGCCCCAACGGAGCCGGAGCTGGCCCGAGCACGCGCAGGAGGCCGGCCCACTCTCCCTCGCGGAGATACCGCGCCAACTCTTGCGCGAGTGCATTCGCCCGCTCGAAATCCCGATGTTGGACGAGCACTTGGATGAGCGTCGTGATCGGCGGATAGTGCAACATCTGGCGGAAGTGAATCTCGCGCTGATAGAAGCCCTCGTAATCTTGTGCCGCCGCGTAGCGGAGGACGTAGTGCTCCGGGTAGTAGGTTTGAAGGATCACGCGTCCAGGGAGATCGCCGCGTCCGGCGCGGCCGGCTGATTGCGTGAGAAGTTGAAACGCGCGCTCGGCGGCGCGGAAATCCGGCAACCCCAAGATGGCATCCACGGAGATGATGCCGACGAGCGTCACGTTCGGGAAGTCATGACCTTTGGCGACCATTTGTGTACCGATGAGCACCTGCGTTTGGCCGACCGCGAAGGCGGTTATGATGTGCTCGTAGGCGCGGCGTCGGCTCGCAGTATCGCGGTCCAATCGCGCGAGGCGCACATCGGGAAAAAGGCGGCGCATCCGCTCCTCGACCTGTTCCGTCCCTACGCCGGCGAAATAGATGTACTCCCCATCGCAACTAGGGCAGCGCGTGAGCACGGGCATGCGATAATTGCAGTAGTGGCAGATGAGTTGCTCGACCGATCGGTGATACGTGAGTGAGACATCGCAGCGCGGGCAGCGCATGCTCAGGCCGCAGCGGCGGCAGAGGACGAGAGACGAGAAGCCGCGCCGGTTGAGCAGAAGGATCGCTTGCTCTCCTCGGGCGAGTGTCTCCCGGAGCGCGTCCACCAGCTCGTCCGAGAGCACGACCTGGCGCCCATAGCGAGCGAACACTTCCCGCATATCCACGACCTGCACCTGTGCCAACGATCGACCCCCGATTCGCTCGCCGAGGCGCAGATAGATGTATTTGCCTGTGCGCGCGTTGTGATACGACTCCAACGATGGCGTCGCGCTGCCCAAAATCACGACGGCCTGATGCCGAAGCGCGCGCATGATGGCCGTATCGCGTCCATGATAGCGCGGGACCTCGTCCTGTTTGTACGACGGATCGTGCTCCTCATCCACGATGATCAAGCCGAGATCGGGAAGCGGCGCGAAGACCGCTGAGCGCGTGCCGAGGACGACGCGTGCTTCTCCCCGCGC is a window from the Blastocatellia bacterium genome containing:
- the priA gene encoding primosomal protein N', which codes for MFADVALAVKTHRTFTYRVPEGMTAPVGARVVVPFGAKVLVGFVVALMEEPPPYLEESAIKPILAVLDETPLLTPDLLELTRWVAEYYFAPWGEVIRAAVPPGLTSAVAEVFSITERGRAALAEMTSGRQKRSRRAHILAQLASAASLPASQFAKQFGAQRAQTTLRELERRGEISRQYAIVEPRVKPKQEEVVVWIGPPRVSEGNGADGDAERASPRRHARMRARLQALLQDAREPLPLREVAEQIGVRPATIRALQQEGLVRIFSRPVARDPLAHVEISPPEWFELTPEQQAALEQITRKLDDGTYAAFLLHGVTGSGKTEVYIRAIHHALARGKTALMLVPEIALTPMLGRRLRAHFGRNVALWHSSLSEGERFDQWQRIARGEARVVLGTRSAVFAPLPDLGLIIVDEEHDPSYKQDEVPRYHGRDTAIMRALRHQAVVILGSATPSLESYHNARTGKYIYLRLGERIGGRSLAQVQVVDMREVFARYGRQVVLSDELVDALRETLARGEQAILLLNRRGFSSLVLCRRCGLSMRCPRCDVSLTYHRSVEQLICHYCNYRMPVLTRCPSCDGEYIYFAGVGTEQVEERMRRLFPDVRLARLDRDTASRRRAYEHIITAFAVGQTQVLIGTQMVAKGHDFPNVTLVGIISVDAILGLPDFRAAERAFQLLTQSAGRAGRGDLPGRVILQTYYPEHYVLRYAAAQDYEGFYQREIHFRQMLHYPPITTLIQVLVQHRDFERANALAQELARYLREGEWAGLLRVLGPAPAPLGRLRGRHRLQILIKSRQRLTAHRALDLALENLRAAGFDTHALVIDPDPVAVM